The genomic DNA CAGCTACGGCATGCTCCAACTCTTTCAAAAACGGTTCCAATGAGTGCGGGCGTAATGGACTTATGACTTCAAGACTGGTCAAATGATGGTTTACCATTCTTTCCTGCTCTTGATTTGAGTATTTACTTAGTTTTGAAATGGCCCTGTTCAGTGGTTCACCACCATAATATCCCGCTTCCTCTGCAAAGACAGCAGCATGAAACAGTGACGTTTGCTCTTCAACATCAAAAAAGAGCGGAGCCTCGATAAAATGGTTCAATAAGGTATATCCACCGTTAGGTCCTGGTTCTGAAATAATAGGTACACCACTTGTTGAAATGGTATCGATATAACGATACACCGTCCTAATATTCATCTCCAACTTTTCTGAAATTTGTTTCGCCGTCACTTTTTCACCTGAACGGAGCATCCATAGAATCGCTAACATACTATCAATTTTGGACATGTCATCCACCTTTGTTAAGATACTCTTCTCATGTTTTGTAGACTTCTCACAGTTGATTCGTATTGATCAATGATCCTTGAGTAGCCCTTCCAGCACATAATGGCTTTCAAGTGCCTGCTCTCCTCCAATACAAGGAGGCGTGTCCCCCATCACACTCTGAATGAAATGCATGACGGCATCTTCGAACCCCCGCTGCTTGAGGATGGTATCCCAGGAAGAAGGCTTGGTGACCATCCTTCTCCCTCCTTCTTCGACCTCGAGGACATTCATATCTGATACGGTCAAGATGCGTCCATCCGATATGATCTCCAACGTCTCACGCTGCGTTCCCGCCCTCCGATGCATCCCGGTAGAGCACTGCGTACCAAGTGAAGATTGAAAGGTGTGCTTTGCATGAACCAATTCATTGGATTCATTGATCACCATTGCTCCACCACTTACTATCATATTGCCATCGTCATTCAGCCAGCGGATCGTATCGACCAGATGAAGATAATCGTCGAGCATGGTGAATTCAAATGATGCTGGACCGATATCATCCATGCGGTGCTTATCGAATCTCACCCAGGCAGGAGTTCCAGCCATGGCCTTCGCCTGGACGTATAGGGGAGCGAATCTTCTATTGAATCCGACCATCAGTTTCCTTCCTGACTTCACACACTCGTCTACCAGCCGCTCCGATTGCTCGATTGTGGCCGCCAAGGGCTTGTCCACATACACGTCCAGCCCTTTTTGCATGAGTGCTGACACCACTTCATAGTGTGAATCCGTCGAACTATGTACGAATGCCGCATCGCATTCCTCAGCTAGATGATCAACATGATTGAAAGCTTGGAGACGGTATTCACTGCTGATCCGATTACGCTTCTTTCGGTCGGGTGTATAGATACCGGCCAACACCCACCCGGTTTCCTTGGATAGTAGAGGAAGATACGCTTTCTGGGCAATCCCCCCGAGACCCACCATCCCGATTTTCAATCGTCGCATGGAAACTCACTCCATTCATCGTTTATATGGTAAATTATTGCATGTTCCATCGGCCTCATGGTGGCCATATAGTAATCTTCTGCCGGCCAATAGCGGTTTTGGTATGCCTTAAGGATTTCACTCTCATTCCCTAAATACCCGTCACGACTGATCACTCGGCGCTTTCTGATGGGAAATGGACAGTCCACAAAAATGACCGCATCGAAATACCCGATCCATTCGGGCCGTTGAAGGAAAACGCCTTCGACCAGCACCACTGCATCTTCCTGTACATCCAACTGTTTTTGGATGATCCTATCCGTATGTTTATCGTAAAACGGAACGTGGAAAAGAAGATGTGGTGATGTGAGAAAATCAAATAAGGTACTCTTTAGGCCAATGACATCCCATTGTAGCTCATAATACTCCCGCCACTGAGGCATGCCGGTACCATAACGGTTGCTTGACGGCATGATATGATCATCAAGATGGATGAGGACCGTCTGTCGTGAACCGTCAAGCAGGTCACGTTGAATGCATTGTGCCAAAGTGGTTTTCCCAGATCCACCCAATCCATCGATTCCGATAATCGTACGGTCATGGGAGTGTCGCTTCATCAACGATTGAATCCACTCATTGAGCATGATGCGTTCCCCTTTCAATCTCTATCATTTTATAACAGATGACAATCAATCTGGAAAAAATCTTTTCATTCACTGCAATCAGCAGGAAGTTCGGTTACAATGATAGAGAACATTCATTATCTTTGAATAGTATTTACGTTTCCTATATATTGAGTAGAAACAGGTTTAATTTACAAGATTACGGGAGGAATTAGTATGTCAATCAAACCGAAAACCATCTTTTTGGATATGGATGGGACCATTTTGAGTTCACAAAATAAAGTGAGTGTCCAGACGAAGGAAACCATTGATGCGTTAAGGGCTCAAGGGATTTTTGTGTTCATCGCTACAGGAAGAGCCTACGATGAGATTGAAGCCATGCTGCCGGAAGGATTCAAAGTAGACGGTTTCATCACATCCAACGGAATGGCCGGCTATGTGGACGATAAACCGGTATTCGAGCATTCCCTATCACTCGATCTTGTGGAACATGTTATTGCGCAAGCAAGGAAGCATGAGATCTATTATGAGGTGTTCCCATATGGTGCCCCCCGTATTACATTGAAGCAGGATCAGGCGTATGTACTCAAGGAAGTAGCGGATCCGAAACCGGATGGAGTAGAGGAAAATGAATGGCTATCGCGCAAGAAAGCCGTCAATGAAGAGATATCCTTCAATGACCATCTGCAAGGGAAGGGATTCTCCAAATTTTATTTCTTTGCACGTACGCAGGAAAAGATTCAAAAATGGGGAGATGTCCTAAACGAAATGAAAAAGGACACAGACTTCACCCTTTCGAAGTCATCCAATCACAACCTTGAACTGATGGTGGCGGAGGTCAATAAGGCATCTGGAATCAGTGAAATGCTCGAACATTTCGGATTGAAAAACGAAGACACCCTTGCCATCGGTGACAGCGACAATGATCTTCAGATGTTTGACTTTGTGACCCATTCCGTTGCCATGCATAATGCCAAAGATCATATCAAGGATGTTGTAGATGAGGTCACGACTCTAACCTGTGATGAAAATGGAGTCAGTGATTATCTGGCAAGATTCGTAGAAAAGACCGTCACACATCCATAATGCATAAAAAGATCAGAGACTTTCTCTGATCTTTTATTGTTCCCCGATAATCTTCATCATGTCTTCTCTGGAAAATCCAAGGCTGTCTCCCGCTTTGATCATGGATTCCCTCGATTCTCTACGTTCTCTATCTGCAACATACCCAAAATACTGAGCCTGCGTTTCAAGGAAGGAAATGTCGGGATCTTCCACCAGATGATGCACAGTGTCCATTTCGAATTTGATTGAATGGTAAGAATCCCTTATGGAGCTCAGTGCATGCTGCAGTTGATCTTTCACATCGACCGGGAGATTCTCAGGTGCATCAAGTTCCCACATGGCTGATATCCCTTCGCTTGCCGCCGCACCTGCACCGGATGCCGCATCGTTGGCATCCTCCGTCCCCTCCACCATCCGATATTCTTCAACAGCCTTGACAACCTCACGAT from Rossellomorea marisflavi includes the following:
- a CDS encoding NB-ARC domain-containing protein; amino-acid sequence: MLNEWIQSLMKRHSHDRTIIGIDGLGGSGKTTLAQCIQRDLLDGSRQTVLIHLDDHIMPSSNRYGTGMPQWREYYELQWDVIGLKSTLFDFLTSPHLLFHVPFYDKHTDRIIQKQLDVQEDAVVLVEGVFLQRPEWIGYFDAVIFVDCPFPIRKRRVISRDGYLGNESEILKAYQNRYWPAEDYYMATMRPMEHAIIYHINDEWSEFPCDD
- a CDS encoding Cof-type HAD-IIB family hydrolase, with the translated sequence MSIKPKTIFLDMDGTILSSQNKVSVQTKETIDALRAQGIFVFIATGRAYDEIEAMLPEGFKVDGFITSNGMAGYVDDKPVFEHSLSLDLVEHVIAQARKHEIYYEVFPYGAPRITLKQDQAYVLKEVADPKPDGVEENEWLSRKKAVNEEISFNDHLQGKGFSKFYFFARTQEKIQKWGDVLNEMKKDTDFTLSKSSNHNLELMVAEVNKASGISEMLEHFGLKNEDTLAIGDSDNDLQMFDFVTHSVAMHNAKDHIKDVVDEVTTLTCDENGVSDYLARFVEKTVTHP
- a CDS encoding Gfo/Idh/MocA family protein, which codes for MRRLKIGMVGLGGIAQKAYLPLLSKETGWVLAGIYTPDRKKRNRISSEYRLQAFNHVDHLAEECDAAFVHSSTDSHYEVVSALMQKGLDVYVDKPLAATIEQSERLVDECVKSGRKLMVGFNRRFAPLYVQAKAMAGTPAWVRFDKHRMDDIGPASFEFTMLDDYLHLVDTIRWLNDDGNMIVSGGAMVINESNELVHAKHTFQSSLGTQCSTGMHRRAGTQRETLEIISDGRILTVSDMNVLEVEEGGRRMVTKPSSWDTILKQRGFEDAVMHFIQSVMGDTPPCIGGEQALESHYVLEGLLKDH